The following proteins are co-located in the Rippkaea orientalis PCC 8801 genome:
- a CDS encoding Dps family protein codes for MPINIGIEEHDRSEIAQGLSHLLADTYTLYLKTHNFHWNVTGPMFQTLHLMFEQQYNELALAVDLIAERIRALGFPAPGTYKEFVELSSIREEEGVPSAQEMIRKLVEGQEAVVPTARSIFPAVERSHDEPTADLLTQRMQVHEKTAWMLRSLLV; via the coding sequence ATGCCCATTAACATCGGAATTGAGGAACATGATCGCAGCGAGATCGCTCAAGGTCTTTCTCACCTTCTTGCTGACACTTACACCCTCTATTTAAAAACCCATAACTTCCACTGGAACGTCACGGGTCCAATGTTTCAGACGTTACACCTCATGTTTGAACAGCAGTATAACGAGCTCGCTTTGGCAGTAGATTTAATTGCCGAACGCATCAGAGCCCTAGGGTTTCCGGCTCCTGGCACTTACAAGGAATTTGTTGAACTCTCTTCCATTAGGGAAGAGGAAGGCGTTCCCAGTGCCCAAGAAATGATCCGCAAATTAGTCGAGGGTCAGGAAGCCGTTGTTCCTACAGCACGATCAATTTTTCCGGCTGTGGAACGCTCCCATGATGAGCCAACGGCGGATTTGCTAACCCAACGGATGCAGGTTCATGAGAAAACAGCCTGGATGTTGAGAAGTTTACTGGTATAG
- a CDS encoding PstS family phosphate ABC transporter substrate-binding protein: protein MKQIVLNSRQFVPSWLLSLGIGIGIVSCGSPELPESITIDGSSTVYPITQAVVESYKQTAKNPVTITLSVSGTGGGFREFCEGKTDISNASRPILREEMTLCNRNNVRYIELPIAFDALTVVVNPQNTWLDTITTEELKRIWQPEAGDTITRWNQIRQELPNQPLNLYGPGIDSGTYDYFTEAIVGKAHSSRLDYFQSENDEIIVAAVKQDPNALGYFGLAYYEAHAKELKALAIDNGKGAVAPSRESVETAQYQPLARPLFIYVNLASAQNNTSLREFIDFYLAQAPTLVPKVGYIPLPQEAYQLDKITFHKGEAGTVFEGKSEFNLTIPELLRKQAQF from the coding sequence ATGAAGCAAATTGTCTTAAATTCACGTCAGTTTGTTCCATCCTGGCTGCTTAGTCTAGGAATTGGTATTGGGATCGTTTCATGTGGTTCTCCTGAACTGCCTGAATCCATTACCATCGATGGGTCAAGTACTGTTTACCCAATTACTCAAGCGGTGGTTGAGTCCTACAAACAAACAGCTAAAAATCCCGTTACCATAACCCTTAGCGTTTCAGGAACAGGCGGAGGGTTTCGGGAATTTTGTGAGGGAAAAACCGATATTAGTAATGCTTCTCGTCCTATTTTACGAGAGGAGATGACTTTGTGTAACAGGAATAATGTCCGTTATATAGAACTTCCGATCGCCTTTGATGCGCTAACCGTTGTCGTTAATCCCCAAAATACTTGGTTAGATACTATTACTACCGAAGAATTGAAGCGAATTTGGCAACCTGAAGCAGGAGACACCATTACGCGATGGAATCAAATCAGACAGGAATTACCTAACCAACCCCTCAATCTTTATGGACCGGGAATCGATTCAGGAACCTATGATTATTTTACCGAGGCGATTGTCGGAAAAGCTCATTCTAGTCGGTTAGATTACTTCCAAAGTGAAAATGATGAAATTATCGTAGCAGCCGTCAAACAAGATCCTAATGCCTTGGGATATTTTGGATTAGCTTACTATGAAGCCCATGCCAAAGAATTAAAAGCCCTTGCCATTGATAATGGAAAAGGAGCCGTTGCTCCATCCCGTGAGTCCGTAGAAACGGCTCAATATCAACCCTTAGCTAGACCTTTATTTATTTACGTTAACTTAGCGTCAGCACAGAATAATACTAGCTTACGAGAGTTTATTGATTTTTATTTAGCCCAAGCCCCCACCTTAGTCCCAAAGGTGGGCTATATTCCCCTTCCCCAAGAGGCTTATCAGCTTGATAAAATTACCTTTCATAAAGGAGAAGCTGGTACAGTTTTTGAAGGCAAAAGTGAATTTAACTTAACCATCCCTGAGTTACTCAGAAAACAGGCACAATTTTAA
- a CDS encoding MlaE family lipid ABC transporter permease subunit: MTNQTGTRRGIGVWFERLMAAMLLGGQVFFHLLKTPIHRRNTLEQMSVVGPESLTIALVTAGFVGMVFTIQVAREFIHFGAASTVGGVLAIALTRELSPVLTAVVVAGRVGSAFAAEIGTMRVTEQIDALYVLKTDPIDYLVVPRVLACCMMLPVLNILALMTGMAGGLLIADSLYDISPDLFLKSARNFLELWDIVTSLIKSAVFGGLIAVIGCSWGLTTTGGAKGVGQSTTTAVVTSLLAVFIANFFLSWFMFQGTGSGSL; encoded by the coding sequence ATGACTAACCAGACAGGAACTCGACGGGGGATTGGCGTATGGTTTGAACGATTAATGGCAGCGATGCTATTAGGAGGTCAAGTCTTCTTTCATTTGTTGAAAACCCCCATTCATCGACGCAATACCCTAGAACAAATGAGTGTGGTCGGTCCAGAGTCTCTGACGATCGCTTTAGTGACGGCGGGGTTTGTGGGGATGGTATTTACCATTCAAGTCGCACGGGAATTTATCCATTTTGGGGCAGCTAGTACAGTGGGAGGGGTTTTAGCGATCGCCTTAACCCGGGAGTTATCCCCTGTTCTAACGGCGGTAGTAGTGGCTGGACGGGTTGGATCGGCGTTTGCCGCCGAAATTGGCACGATGCGAGTAACCGAGCAAATTGATGCCCTTTATGTCCTCAAAACCGACCCCATTGACTATTTAGTGGTTCCTCGCGTGTTAGCTTGTTGCATGATGTTACCGGTTTTGAATATTCTGGCGTTAATGACAGGGATGGCTGGAGGACTCTTAATTGCTGATAGTTTGTATGATATTTCTCCCGATTTATTTTTGAAATCTGCCCGTAATTTTCTGGAGCTTTGGGATATCGTCACTTCTTTGATTAAATCGGCAGTTTTTGGGGGGTTAATCGCGGTGATTGGGTGTAGTTGGGGATTAACCACCACCGGGGGAGCCAAAGGGGTCGGACAGTCTACAACAACGGCGGTAGTAACCTCGTTATTAGCAGTTTTTATTGCTAACTTTTTTCTATCTTGGTTTATGTTTCAAGGAACAGGGAGTGGGTCTTTATAA
- the rodA gene encoding rod shape-determining protein RodA, which yields MILRAAKRRRLPHWLSSLTEIDALLLFLIVGLTSLGGLMIRSTELLEGSVDWWQHWVFGSIGLAIALVLARWRYENLMQWHWITYLITNLSLIAVIIIGVAANGAQSWINIGGFNIQPSEFAKVGLIITLAALLHQKEATTIPVVLRVFGVTAVPWVLIMLQPDLGTGLVFGAITLGMLYWANMPLGWLILIISPLVSAILANVLPMGWIIWAVMMGIVAWLTMPLRFISTIGAIAANLAAGKLSGLLWGLLKDYQKDRLTLFLEPEKNPLGGGYQLIQSRIAIGSGELWGRGLHQGTQTQLNFIPEQHTDFIFSAVGEEFGFIGSICVLLAFWLICFRLIIIACEAKENFGSLLAIGMLSMVAFQVIVNISMTVGLAPITGIPLPWLSYGRSALLTNFIGLGLVESVANYRPKKRF from the coding sequence ATGATTTTAAGAGCCGCTAAAAGACGACGTTTACCCCATTGGTTGTCCAGTTTAACCGAAATTGATGCACTCTTACTATTTTTGATAGTCGGATTAACCAGTTTAGGGGGATTGATGATCCGCAGTACCGAACTCTTAGAAGGCTCGGTAGATTGGTGGCAACATTGGGTATTTGGAAGCATCGGCTTAGCGATCGCCCTAGTCTTAGCCCGATGGCGTTATGAAAACCTGATGCAATGGCACTGGATCACTTACCTTATTACTAATCTTTCCCTGATTGCAGTCATTATTATCGGTGTCGCTGCCAACGGAGCTCAAAGTTGGATTAATATCGGCGGTTTTAATATTCAGCCTTCAGAATTTGCCAAAGTTGGACTGATTATTACCTTAGCGGCTCTGTTGCATCAAAAAGAAGCGACTACTATTCCCGTTGTTTTACGAGTTTTCGGGGTGACGGCGGTTCCTTGGGTTTTGATTATGTTACAGCCCGATTTAGGAACAGGATTAGTCTTTGGGGCAATTACTCTAGGAATGTTGTACTGGGCGAATATGCCCTTAGGGTGGCTAATTTTGATTATATCTCCCCTTGTTTCTGCAATTTTAGCCAATGTTTTGCCCATGGGGTGGATTATTTGGGCAGTCATGATGGGAATAGTGGCTTGGTTAACGATGCCCTTGCGCTTTATTTCAACGATAGGGGCGATCGCCGCTAACCTAGCCGCCGGAAAGTTAAGTGGTTTACTGTGGGGTTTATTAAAAGATTACCAAAAAGATCGCCTAACCCTCTTCTTAGAACCCGAAAAAAATCCCCTCGGTGGGGGCTATCAATTAATTCAATCTCGCATTGCCATCGGTTCAGGAGAATTATGGGGACGAGGACTCCACCAAGGAACCCAAACCCAACTCAATTTTATTCCCGAACAACACACCGATTTTATCTTTTCAGCCGTCGGCGAAGAGTTCGGTTTTATTGGCAGTATTTGCGTGTTATTAGCCTTTTGGTTGATTTGTTTTCGTTTAATTATCATTGCCTGTGAAGCTAAGGAAAATTTTGGCTCTTTATTGGCTATTGGAATGTTATCAATGGTGGCTTTTCAGGTAATTGTTAATATCTCGATGACCGTTGGTTTAGCACCTATTACGGGGATTCCCTTACCTTGGTTAAGTTACGGACGTTCCGCTTTATTGACCAATTTTATCGGTTTAGGATTAGTTGAATCAGTGGCAAATTATCGACCTAAAAAACGATTTTAA
- a CDS encoding Mrp/NBP35 family ATP-binding protein yields MLDRQSVLDVLRPVQDPELQKSLVDLNMIRHVEIEGNTVSFTLVLTTPACPLREFIVEDCQKAVKQLPGVETVNVTVTAEIPQQKALPNQQAIPGTKNIIAVSSGKGGVGKSTVAVNIAVALAQSGAKVGLLDADIYGPNAPTMLGLANAQVNVKQDSQGEILEPAFNYGVKMVSMGFLIDPDQPVIWRGPMLNGIIRQFLYQVNWGNLDYLVVDMPPGTGDAQLTLAQGVPIAGAVIVTTPQTVSLLDARRGLKMFEQLGVKVLGIVENMSYFIPPDLPDRSYDLFGSGGGEKAAKELNVPLLGCVPLEIALREGGDQGIPIVMSAPESASAKALTAIAKQVAAKVSVAALS; encoded by the coding sequence ATGCTCGATCGCCAATCGGTTTTAGACGTTTTACGCCCCGTTCAAGATCCCGAACTGCAAAAAAGCCTAGTCGACTTGAACATGATTCGCCATGTAGAAATTGAAGGCAATACCGTAAGTTTTACCCTAGTTTTAACCACTCCTGCCTGTCCCTTGCGCGAATTTATCGTCGAAGATTGTCAAAAAGCCGTCAAACAGTTACCAGGAGTCGAAACCGTTAACGTCACCGTCACGGCTGAAATCCCTCAACAAAAAGCCTTACCCAACCAACAAGCTATCCCTGGAACCAAAAATATTATTGCCGTCTCCAGTGGTAAAGGAGGAGTCGGGAAAAGCACCGTTGCAGTCAATATCGCCGTTGCATTAGCCCAAAGCGGCGCAAAAGTCGGCTTACTCGACGCAGATATCTATGGTCCCAATGCCCCCACGATGTTAGGCTTAGCCAACGCTCAAGTGAACGTCAAACAAGACTCCCAAGGCGAAATTCTTGAACCTGCCTTTAATTATGGAGTCAAAATGGTCTCCATGGGCTTTTTAATTGACCCCGATCAGCCCGTTATTTGGCGTGGTCCGATGCTTAACGGCATTATTCGTCAATTTCTCTACCAAGTCAATTGGGGAAACTTAGATTATTTAGTCGTTGATATGCCCCCTGGAACAGGGGATGCTCAATTAACGTTAGCCCAAGGTGTCCCCATCGCCGGAGCAGTCATTGTCACCACCCCCCAAACCGTGTCGTTATTAGATGCCCGTCGCGGTTTGAAAATGTTTGAGCAATTAGGAGTCAAAGTCTTAGGAATTGTCGAAAATATGAGCTATTTTATCCCCCCAGACTTACCTGATCGCTCCTATGACTTATTTGGTTCTGGCGGCGGAGAAAAAGCAGCGAAAGAGTTAAATGTTCCCCTACTCGGTTGCGTTCCCTTGGAAATTGCCCTCCGCGAAGGGGGAGATCAAGGCATTCCTATTGTTATGTCTGCCCCAGAGTCTGCTTCAGCCAAAGCTTTAACGGCGATCGCTAAACAGGTAGCCGCTAAAGTCTCTGTGGCTGCGCTAAGCTAA
- a CDS encoding Hpt domain-containing protein translates to MDQQKILGYFIEEAKEYLETLEKGILELSSVVEDKEGVNEMFRAAHSIKGGAAMLGYGSIQTIAHRLEDAFKILRENKVPVDQKLESYFLKGYDVLQDLIEKLQSPFGLKPDEAEAIVESTAPTFVELQTYLNQLLAGGTTTETIENISTEARSLLKQMLALFKQQDTPKNRQNLQELCDTLARISPQEKGWQILVKTASKAIANPQHSYRILAPVVIKELKIGSDLMELNRGEDIIPSYGLEQLATAKIPQLLVSLDPKMMAATLRQVFNQQQVSQLLQLLGA, encoded by the coding sequence GTGGATCAACAAAAAATCCTGGGTTATTTTATCGAAGAAGCTAAAGAATATCTAGAAACTCTTGAAAAAGGGATTTTAGAACTCTCCTCTGTCGTTGAAGATAAAGAAGGGGTGAACGAGATGTTTCGGGCTGCCCATTCCATCAAAGGAGGAGCGGCGATGCTAGGCTATGGTAGCATTCAGACTATCGCTCACCGTTTGGAAGATGCTTTTAAAATTTTGCGGGAAAATAAAGTTCCTGTCGATCAAAAATTAGAATCTTATTTTTTAAAAGGTTACGATGTTTTACAAGATTTAATCGAAAAATTACAAAGTCCTTTTGGATTAAAACCCGATGAGGCTGAAGCTATTGTTGAAAGTACTGCACCGACTTTTGTGGAACTGCAAACGTACCTCAATCAACTTTTAGCAGGAGGAACAACAACAGAAACAATCGAAAACATCTCTACAGAAGCGCGATCGCTACTCAAACAAATGTTAGCTTTATTTAAACAACAAGATACTCCTAAAAATCGCCAAAATCTTCAAGAATTATGTGATACATTGGCACGAATTTCACCTCAAGAAAAAGGTTGGCAAATATTAGTTAAAACTGCTTCAAAAGCCATTGCTAACCCCCAACATTCTTATCGTATTTTAGCTCCTGTAGTAATCAAAGAGCTCAAAATCGGTAGTGATTTAATGGAGTTAAATCGAGGTGAAGATATTATACCCAGTTACGGATTAGAACAACTGGCAACGGCTAAAATTCCTCAATTGTTAGTTTCTTTAGATCCAAAAATGATGGCTGCTACTTTACGTCAAGTCTTTAATCAACAACAAGTCTCTCAATTGCTTCAGTTGCTAGGAGCTTGA
- a CDS encoding TVP38/TMEM64 family protein, with the protein MTLVNESLQNLLQWIDSLGILGYLVFILVYVIATVFLISGLILTLGAGIIFNVVKGSILVSIASTLGATSAFLIGRYFTRDWVKKQIEKRPQFQAIDEAVAKEGWKIVGLTRLSPLFPFIFLNYAFSVTKVSLRDYIIASWIGMIPGTIMYVYIGSLIGDIASLGIQQREKTSLEWGLYIVGLIATIVVTIYVTKIAKQALNSKVNQPS; encoded by the coding sequence ATGACTCTAGTAAATGAAAGCTTACAAAATCTTTTACAATGGATAGATAGCCTAGGAATCTTAGGTTATCTTGTGTTTATTTTGGTTTATGTAATCGCAACCGTTTTCTTGATTTCTGGGCTGATTTTAACCCTAGGTGCAGGAATTATTTTTAATGTCGTTAAAGGTTCAATTTTAGTTTCTATTGCTTCAACATTAGGAGCAACTTCTGCTTTTTTAATTGGACGATATTTTACGAGAGATTGGGTTAAAAAACAAATTGAAAAACGCCCCCAATTTCAAGCAATTGATGAAGCAGTTGCTAAAGAAGGTTGGAAAATTGTCGGATTAACTCGTTTATCTCCCCTATTTCCCTTTATCTTTTTAAATTATGCTTTTAGTGTTACCAAAGTATCCCTAAGAGACTATATTATCGCTTCATGGATAGGCATGATTCCAGGGACAATTATGTATGTTTATATTGGCTCCTTAATTGGCGATATAGCTAGTCTTGGCATCCAACAAAGAGAAAAAACATCCCTAGAATGGGGCTTATATATTGTTGGATTAATTGCAACAATTGTCGTCACAATTTATGTGACTAAAATTGCCAAACAAGCTTTGAATAGTAAAGTTAATCAGCCATCCTAG
- the arsS gene encoding arsenosugar biosynthesis radical SAM (seleno)protein ArsS (Some members of this family are selenoproteins.) — translation MLTHQPITPFQEKINQPLSKNKITVLQINLGKKCNLACHHCHVEASPKRTEELSPEICQQLIELITRFPQIKTVDLTGGAPEMNYGFRPLVEAARKADKEVIVRSNLTIYFENNFQDLPEYFAKHQLRVIASLPCYLPENVDQQRGKGVYNQSIKVLQILNKIGYGINPNLILDLVYNPPVPRNYNFCLTADQAKLEKDYKKFLKESFDIKFNHLFTITNLPIGRTKEYLQNHHLYIPYLQFLESHCNLSTISNLMCRNQLSVDYLGNVYDCDFNQMENLAATTDQGQKIKVKNLLELNNLDIITSVKTAPYCYGCTAGSGSSCGGSLV, via the coding sequence ATGCTAACTCATCAACCTATTACTCCCTTTCAAGAAAAAATCAATCAGCCTTTAAGCAAAAATAAAATAACAGTTTTACAAATTAATTTAGGCAAAAAATGTAACTTAGCTTGTCATCATTGCCATGTCGAAGCAAGTCCAAAAAGAACAGAAGAATTATCTCCAGAAATTTGTCAACAATTAATCGAACTTATTACCCGTTTCCCTCAAATTAAAACCGTAGATTTAACCGGAGGAGCACCAGAAATGAACTATGGATTTCGTCCTCTGGTTGAAGCAGCTAGAAAAGCAGATAAAGAGGTTATTGTTCGGTCTAATTTAACCATTTATTTTGAGAATAACTTTCAAGATTTACCTGAATATTTTGCAAAACATCAGTTACGAGTTATTGCTTCTCTTCCTTGTTATTTACCAGAGAACGTCGATCAACAAAGAGGAAAAGGAGTTTATAATCAATCAATTAAAGTATTACAAATTCTCAATAAAATTGGTTATGGTATAAATCCTAATTTGATTCTAGATTTAGTTTATAATCCTCCTGTTCCTAGAAATTATAATTTTTGTTTAACTGCTGATCAAGCTAAATTAGAAAAGGATTATAAAAAGTTTTTAAAAGAATCTTTTGATATTAAGTTTAACCATCTATTTACCATTACCAATCTACCGATTGGTAGAACAAAAGAGTATTTACAAAATCATCATTTATATATTCCTTATCTCCAGTTTTTAGAGTCCCATTGCAATTTGAGTACAATCAGTAATTTAATGTGTCGTAATCAACTTTCTGTTGATTATTTAGGCAATGTTTATGATTGTGATTTTAATCAAATGGAAAATCTTGCTGCTACTACTGATCAAGGACAAAAAATCAAGGTTAAAAATTTGCTAGAATTAAATAACTTAGATATAATTACATCAGTTAAAACAGCCCCTTACTGCTATGGATGTACAGCCGGAAGTGGTTCTAGTTGTGGAGGTTCCCTAGTTTAA
- a CDS encoding methyltransferase domain-containing protein — translation MESTQNLTPSFPTTYDIEQAVLERYQAGAKVSQPSLCCAVEYDEKYLEILPKEIIEKDYGCGDPTRYVNSGEIVLDLGSGTGKNCYIIAQKVGEKGQVIGVDFNDEMLKLARRYQSEIGAKIGYYNTRFVKGKIQDLSLDLEQVQNWLEKNPINSIEQFSQFEQECDRLRQQTPLIRDNTIDVVISNCVLNLVRPQDKEQLFDELYRVLKPGGRVVISDIVCDQDPTPKIMNDPELWSGCIAGAFGEDNFLKMFENAGFYGIEILQREERPWQVIDGIEFRSLTVRAYKSLKKTCSKDQHFIIYKGPWKQVQDDQGQIFYRGEKIAVSQQTYQMLTQSDSPYQPAIIAVSSSSEVQPIQSKTSCC, via the coding sequence ATGGAATCAACCCAAAATTTAACTCCTTCTTTCCCGACTACTTACGATATTGAACAAGCGGTTCTTGAACGTTACCAAGCTGGAGCAAAAGTCAGTCAACCCAGTTTATGCTGTGCCGTGGAATATGACGAAAAGTACTTAGAAATTTTACCCAAAGAAATTATTGAAAAGGACTATGGATGTGGTGATCCTACCCGTTACGTTAATTCAGGCGAAATTGTCCTTGATCTAGGGTCAGGAACCGGAAAAAATTGTTATATAATAGCCCAAAAAGTAGGAGAAAAGGGTCAAGTTATTGGAGTAGATTTTAATGATGAAATGCTAAAGTTAGCGCGTCGCTATCAGTCAGAGATTGGGGCTAAAATTGGCTACTATAATACTAGATTTGTCAAGGGAAAAATTCAAGATTTAAGCTTAGATCTAGAGCAAGTGCAAAACTGGTTAGAAAAAAATCCCATCAACTCGATAGAACAGTTTAGTCAATTTGAACAAGAATGCGATCGCCTACGACAACAAACTCCTTTAATTAGAGATAATACCATTGATGTCGTGATTTCTAACTGTGTTTTAAATTTAGTCCGTCCCCAAGATAAAGAGCAGTTATTTGACGAACTCTACCGTGTTTTAAAACCCGGAGGAAGAGTCGTCATTTCAGATATTGTTTGCGATCAAGATCCGACTCCAAAAATTATGAACGATCCTGAGTTATGGAGTGGTTGTATTGCTGGAGCTTTCGGTGAAGACAATTTTTTGAAAATGTTTGAAAATGCGGGATTTTATGGCATTGAAATTTTACAACGAGAAGAAAGACCTTGGCAAGTGATTGATGGTATCGAGTTTCGTTCTTTAACTGTTCGTGCCTATAAATCTCTTAAGAAAACCTGTTCAAAGGATCAACACTTTATCATTTATAAAGGACCTTGGAAGCAAGTGCAAGATGACCAAGGACAGATCTTTTATCGAGGAGAAAAAATAGCAGTTTCTCAACAAACATATCAAATGTTAACCCAGTCTGACAGTCCTTATCAACCCGCTATTATTGCTGTTTCTTCTTCATCTGAAGTTCAACCAATTCAGTCTAAAACAAGCTGCTGCTAA
- a CDS encoding GUN4 domain-containing protein produces the protein MSEPGTEIDINSKLAEILTQVQTLNKRVSYLEETIKLLSDVDRYGNLQQLLIAGKFKEADEETTRVILEAVNRTRDNLKPDDMSKFPCSTLRVIDRLWCDYSQNRFGLSIQLSIYLEIGGNLDTLRSQDVAMLEKYGDRVGWRKNGQWQGDNYPNWDFSLSAPIGCFPAIWWKSPYGLKMANFCFMRLISCNLA, from the coding sequence ATGTCGGAACCAGGAACAGAAATCGATATTAATAGCAAATTAGCGGAAATTTTGACTCAAGTCCAAACCCTGAACAAACGAGTGAGTTACCTAGAAGAAACCATCAAACTCTTGTCGGATGTGGATCGATATGGTAATTTACAACAATTATTAATTGCAGGAAAATTTAAGGAAGCTGACGAAGAAACCACACGGGTTATTCTCGAAGCAGTTAATAGAACTCGTGACAACTTAAAACCCGATGATATGTCTAAATTTCCCTGTAGTACTTTGAGAGTAATTGATCGTCTTTGGTGTGACTACAGTCAAAATCGTTTTGGATTGAGTATACAGCTTAGCATTTATTTAGAAATAGGAGGAAATCTCGATACTCTCCGTAGTCAAGATGTGGCAATGTTAGAAAAGTATGGCGATCGCGTCGGTTGGCGCAAGAATGGTCAATGGCAAGGGGATAATTATCCTAACTGGGATTTTAGCTTATCTGCGCCGATTGGATGTTTTCCTGCTATCTGGTGGAAGTCTCCCTATGGACTGAAGATGGCTAACTTTTGCTTTATGCGATTAATTAGTTGTAATCTTGCCTAA
- a CDS encoding lipid-A-disaccharide synthase-related protein, which produces MVKKQILFISNGTGEDLNASLILQSLLKIAPHLNIIAMALVGSGNAYQRLGIPLIGPRKILPSGGIFYTHFFNLVKDLSSGLVGLTLRQIQVLWNYRQHCHFCVAVGDIFPVTMAYLTGRPFVAFLVSTSSFYEGKLRLPWLTRWCLRSPHCLAVFTRDAFTAEDLQQQGMSKAIFVGYPILDVLAPTGQDLSLNPDLPMIAILPGSRVPEALHNFTLQLKVCQEIHDLEPVQFRVPLVSTITEQDLQTLAKNEGWEYHSLGKLIKKNHDKTILIQCYWNAFADILQQCNLVLGMAGTAVEQAVGLGKPVVQIPGLGPQFTYGFAEAQMRLLGSSVKTIGKHYQDPTILTEAAHTIHAILKDSQYLTHCLENGYQRVGKKGGSDSLANAIYQLINDLD; this is translated from the coding sequence ATGGTCAAAAAGCAAATCTTATTTATTAGTAATGGGACGGGAGAAGATCTCAATGCTAGTTTGATCCTTCAATCATTACTGAAAATTGCTCCTCACCTTAACATTATAGCGATGGCCTTGGTAGGATCAGGAAATGCTTATCAGCGTTTGGGTATCCCTTTGATTGGACCCCGAAAAATTTTGCCCTCTGGAGGTATTTTTTACACCCATTTTTTCAATTTAGTGAAAGATTTATCATCAGGACTGGTGGGACTTACCCTACGTCAAATTCAAGTCCTATGGAATTATCGTCAACATTGTCATTTTTGTGTTGCGGTGGGGGATATTTTCCCCGTTACAATGGCTTATCTTACTGGTCGTCCTTTTGTCGCTTTTCTAGTGTCTACTTCTAGCTTTTATGAAGGAAAATTACGCCTCCCTTGGTTAACAAGATGGTGTTTGCGATCGCCTCACTGTTTAGCCGTCTTTACCAGAGATGCTTTTACTGCCGAAGATTTACAGCAACAAGGCATGAGTAAAGCAATTTTTGTCGGCTATCCTATTTTAGATGTTTTGGCTCCCACGGGTCAAGATTTAAGCCTCAATCCTGATTTACCCATGATCGCTATCTTACCCGGAAGTCGTGTTCCTGAAGCCCTTCATAATTTTACTTTACAATTGAAAGTCTGTCAGGAAATTCATGACTTAGAACCCGTACAATTTCGAGTTCCCTTAGTGTCTACTATTACGGAACAAGACTTACAAACCCTGGCTAAAAATGAAGGATGGGAATATCACTCTTTAGGAAAATTGATTAAAAAAAACCATGATAAAACTATCCTTATTCAATGCTATTGGAATGCGTTTGCTGATATTTTACAACAGTGTAATTTAGTCTTAGGAATGGCAGGAACAGCCGTAGAACAAGCGGTGGGATTAGGCAAACCTGTGGTACAAATTCCCGGACTTGGACCCCAATTTACCTATGGCTTTGCTGAAGCACAAATGAGACTATTAGGAAGTTCAGTAAAAACCATCGGTAAACATTATCAAGATCCAACTATTTTAACAGAAGCTGCCCACACTATTCACGCTATTTTAAAAGATTCCCAATATTTAACCCATTGCTTAGAAAATGGGTATCAAAGAGTCGGAAAAAAAGGGGGTTCAGATAGTCTTGCTAATGCTATTTATCAATTAATTAATGATCTTGACTAA